A DNA window from Drosophila virilis strain 15010-1051.87 chromosome 4, Dvir_AGI_RSII-ME, whole genome shotgun sequence contains the following coding sequences:
- the LOC6634185 gene encoding uncharacterized protein, whose translation MWLILFVCGMSLSYASEHTGEGHFEGGGGGGGTGFGDYHHQHQDTPTTYSETSKHVPVHVIEKVPLPIPHPVAVQVPNVIRLQIPEPYAVHVPVQQEIQIPVYKIVPEITERKIPYTVEKPYPVEVEKPYPVEVIKHIKIPVPKPYPVPYTIYKHVLHKEHGW comes from the exons ATGTGGTTAATT CTGTTCGTCTGCGGCATGTCTCTTAGCTATGCGTCGGAGCACACTGGCGAGGGGCACTTTGAAGGTGGAGGAGGTGGAGGTGGTACCGGCTTCGGAGATTATCATCATCAACACCAAGACACACCCACCACTTACTCGGAGACATCGAAGCATGTGCCCGTCCATGTCATTGAGAAGGTGCCATTGCCCATACCACATCCCGTGGCCGTACAA GTACCCAATGTTATACGGCTGCAAATACCAGAACCCTATGCGGTTCATGTTCCGGTGCAACAGGAAATACAAATTCCcgtttataaaatagttcccGAAATAACGGAACGCAAGATACCGTACACGGTGGAAAAACCCTATCCGGTTGAAGTCGAAAAACCGTACCCCGTCGAGGTGATCAAGCACATCAAGATACCTGTGCCCAAGCCATATCCTGTGCCCTATACCATTTATAAGCATGTCCTGCACAAGGAGCACGGCTGGTGA